Below is a window of Impatiens glandulifera chromosome 2, dImpGla2.1, whole genome shotgun sequence DNA.
tttgaggcaaaaaattgggtttttgttttATAGGTTTTATTGAAGTGTAAggatcttgtcaatagattccttatacttcatatgattaattggtaccaaaacatgaaTACTAActattcgttttgaccaatACAAGAactaaaaatttcaattttatgaaaattttactttttaatcaaacatgatcggaatgGATTCAAAATGATCCAAATAGATTCCTAACattattagaaacatgttgggaagctttctgggttgttgttcttgagaacaaaaaactcaattttgaaattttcaaattcaaatttgggtttttctagtttagatcgattgatcgtgtTTGGCCTCAACAGAAGGCTCACAAATGATCTTAAGATTattttcacaataaaaaaaattgaataaccAGATAGTATACAAAACCGTCaaaattgaaatgtaaaaattgGTAATTCGATATAGAGGATGATTGAAAGTTTActaaggattggagaacactcatttGATCTCATTTGATCTTAATGACTTcaacaatatatttttgtacGGTAAATCTGTGACGTTATctcataatttttcaatttaattcacaattttTGTATCTTATTcttaaaaatttttttttgataaaattgatttttatttattcataattttattattattttttaaaatccaccctaaaatattttcaaactcatatttCTGAATTTGTGATtagaaaaacttaaaatatagtATGTGgatatgtataataatattattaataattagccAGATCCACAGTCCTAActcattttcaattcaatttttgtttGAGTGAAATTcaagttttgaaaattttattcacATAATACAAATATCAAGGTCCCCACAAAACAAATGAAGATTAAGCATATTTGTTATGACAAGTTATAGGGACGGATTTATGgcattttttcttaataaaaaacataaaaaaaactccTGTAATATTTAATCGAAAAGTTGGagtacaataataaaaaaaaaaattaaagaaaaaattaaataattctaacttaaattttcaaaattctacattatcaaacataaataaaatcaattataaatattatatacataattaaattaaaggatTATACCAATTAATAACATAAACATTATTAaagagaattaaaataatataattgaagagaaaaatattttattaattagaaaattaaataaaagaattttaatgaaataattagagaatagagaatttataaaataaaatttaagatataatgaaactatacaaaaattaagatatatgaAAAGATTAAGATACATAtgattaacatatatatttttaatttaattttattatatatatatatatatattcaattttaaaaaaattatagattaaggaggatttattttattattattttttctgacTCCAGCCCCTATGTAAAACCTGATATATGTATTATTTCTTGTAGTGTTAGAAGTTAGAACTTTAGAAGAAAATTAAAACTCTTAATTTGTACTTAGTAATGAAATAACCTTAATTGTTGTTGCagtgttaaaacttgtcaaattGAAAAggtgagattttttttttttaatttgataaagaaAGTTTGTATCACTTATCAgatatttataactttaacttaaacttaaaacattctaaatataattaaacccataacattttttttttaaacattttataatttaaaatttaatgggCTGGTGAGATAATAAAGAATTTGTTATATTGTTGCTGTCAGGACATACATTGCATGGTATAATTATAAAATCCAAAAtcttattattcaaatatttaaagaaaatgtaaaaatattgaaataattggAGGTATGGACACTAACCACCCTTTAAGAAGATAGTTGATCATCTCATCTCCCCCAATCCAAAACATTATTGTGTGCATAACAAACATGCTATAAACTTCATAAGAAAGAAATTAAACAAATCTAAGAAATCATAATAATCTTCCTTTTACTTTGATATCAATTTAGATATCTTTGAACACTCTGGTATTTGTTTGCGATCTCTTGTCTTGTCATGACAATAATCATACACCAAATAGTTACTTTGTACCCAACTCATGGCCGAATATTGTTGACGACTCAACCCAACCGGGCCTGATGGCGATCCCCTTGGCGCATTACCGATTTTGAAGTTTTTGTACCTAGCATAAAATGGTTCGTATTTATAATCGGCTTTGTATTTACCGTTTTCTGTTGCCCATGATGAAGCATCCCAAATAGAACCGTACACCCACATAGGCCTGGCTGGGAATAACGAATCGATCTTCTTAGGATACCGTCTGATTGGAATATCGTCTACGTAGAatctacaatttttttttataaaacatcaCAACAACGTAAAAGAAAAGGCagagaaattttaattaattacttacatAATTTCACGAGGATTCCAAAGAATCGCATAGTGATGAAAATCTTTAGTAGGATCAAACCAAAGATGAATTTTATTGTCTCTCCCGATAATATTCCCATCACCACTTCCCCTTATGAACACATTTGTTTGCAACACGTAAGGCTTATCTTTCGTCGTCCCCAAAAACTCTATATCTATCTCGTCGTGTTTTCCCGGGTAAGCCTCATTGTTTGACAACTGCATGTAAGGAGTTAATAGAAAATCCAGAATAACTTAGAATGTTATTAAATAAACGTCTTACATATAGTGAAGTGATAATTCCGGCAGTATAACCCGGATGAAGCTTGATATTCGCCCCAAAGTAACCGGAGTTGTAAGAAGTCAACGATTTGAAC
It encodes the following:
- the LOC124924737 gene encoding probable xyloglucan endotransglucosylase/hydrolase protein 32 → MAVLDLLFFFSTISIYLTITAAKPSPGYYPSYKVPTIDFNKGFTNRWGAQHQTLNKSELTIWLDRYTGSGFKSLTSYNSGYFGANIKLHPGYTAGIITSLYLSNNEAYPGKHDEIDIEFLGTTKDKPYVLQTNVFIRGSGDGNIIGRDNKIHLWFDPTKDFHHYAILWNPREIIFYVDDIPIRRYPKKIDSLFPARPMWVYGSIWDASSWATENGKYKADYKYEPFYARYKNFKIGNAPRGSPSGPVGLSRQQYSAMSWVQSNYLVYDYCHDKTRDRKQIPECSKISKLISK